A stretch of the Ictidomys tridecemlineatus isolate mIctTri1 chromosome 5, mIctTri1.hap1, whole genome shotgun sequence genome encodes the following:
- the LOC101957774 gene encoding mast cell protease 4, with protein MASTTGKMQALLLLMVVLLAPEAGAEEIIGGMESRPHSRPYMAHLEILTDRGFVASCGGFLISQQFVVTAAHCKGRKITVTLGAHNMTQREPTWQRLEVAKQIVHRNYNSSTILNDIMLLKLQRRAKLTHAVGTVPLPTRSAFIRPGRVCQAAGWGRTGVMKPGSDVLREVKLKIMKRKACKHFQPYDHNLQICVGNPRKKRSAFKGDSGGPLLCAGVAHGIVSYGRTDAKPPAVFTRISPYVPWIKRVLKGN; from the exons ATGGCCAGTACCACTGGGAAAATGCAGGCCCTGCTCCTCTTGATGGTGGTTCTCTTGGCTCCTGAAGCTGGAGCTG AGGAGATTATCGGTGGTATGGAGTCCAGGCCACACTCCCGGCCCTACATGGCCCATCTGGAAATCCTCACTGACAGAGGTTTTGTTGCCAGCTGTGGTGGGTTTCTCATAAGTCAACAGTTTGTGGTGACGGCTGCTCATTGTAAAGGAAG AAAAATTACTGTCACTCTTGGTGCTCATAACATGACACAGAGAGAACCCACATGGCAGAGGCTGGAAGTTGCAAAACAAATTGTTCACCGGAACTATAACTCCTCTACTATTCTCAATGACATCATGTTACTGAAG CTGCAAAGGAGAGCCAAGCTGACACATGCTGTCGGGACAGTTCCTCTGCCCACCCGGTCTGCCTTCATTCGGCCTGGGAGAGTGTGCCAGGCAGCTGGCTGGGGGAGAACAGGGGTGATGAAGCCAGGGTCAGATGTTCTGAGAGAGGTGAAGCTGAAAATCATGAAGAGAAAGGCCTGCAAACACTTTCAGCCTTATGATCACAACTTGCAAATCTGCGTGGGCAACCCCAGGAAAAAGAGATCAGCATTCAAG GGAGACTCTGGGGGCCCTCTTCTGTGTGCTGGGGTGGCCCATGGTATTGTGTCCTATGGACGTACAGATGCAAAGCCACCTGCTGTCTTCACTCGCATCTCCCCATATGTGCCCTGGATTAAAAGAGTCTTAAAGGGAAATTAG